Below is a window of Synchiropus splendidus isolate RoL2022-P1 chromosome 9, RoL_Sspl_1.0, whole genome shotgun sequence DNA.
TATTGTCAGTAACTCAATAAATGGTATGAAGATTGTACTGAATGGTGTTATGTGTTTCAGCAGACTTCAGCTCTTCTGCACTGAAAGAGTTTACCCGACCTATGGAAACACCAGAGGAACACAGCTACAGACTGGGCAAGAAACAGAGATCGACCCAGCGGACTACAGAGAGAGACCACAAAAACACCTTTGAGGGCTCATTCATGCTGGATCCGCTTTCTAAAAGTCCCTTCGGCGCCCTCAACATGGATCCCAGGAAGCATTACTTGAGCTTGGGCTGCAGCAGTTGCAAGCTTCCTGTCTCGATGCCTCACATGCGGACCCATCGGCAAAGCTCGAGGACAGACTGTCCTGCAGACCGCCTTAAGTTCTTTGAAACACTCAGACTGTTGCTCAAGCTCACGTCTATGTCCTCCAAGAGGAAGGAGAAAGAGCAGAGAGGCCCGGAGAACATGGCCTTTATGGGTCATAATAACGAAGTTATTTGGTTGGAGCTGCAAGCGTGGCACGCTCGCCGCTCCACCAGCGATCAGGACCTTTATCTTTTCACAGCACGCCAAGCCATCCCCGATATTATTGAGGAGGTGCTGCAATTTAAAGTGAACTATGATAGCCTTCGACTGGCCTCAAGTTCAGGGCCACAAGTATCTCATTGCGACTGTCCAAATGTAGAGAATACTGGACTTGAGAATCCACCTGCTGTAGTGGAGACGAACCACTGTGCGGTAGATCCCTGGTGCTTCAGTGCTGCCTCCATGACTGGACTGAATGCTGCAGAACCTCTGGGTTCCAGCACAGAGTGCAGGGAACATCTACAGCGGCAGAGGCTGGCGTTTGAGCAGGTCAAACGGGTAATGGAGACGCTGGAGTCTGTGGAAGCACTGTACCCCTCTTTGCAAGCCCTGCAAAAGGACTACGACAAGTACGCAGCTCGGGACTTCCAGGGCAGAGTGCAGGCGCTCTGTCTGTGGCTAAACATCACCCAGGACCTCAACCAGAAGCTGCGCGTAATGGCCACTGTTTTGGGGATCCATGACCTGTCTCGTATAGGTTGGCCTGTGTTTGAGATCCCCTCACCACGCTGCTCCCGGGGAAATGAAGAAGATGAGactgaagacgaggaggaggagaatgatTCGACCGCCACCTTCACTGCTGAGAGTGACGGTGAGAACAGGGAGGATGAAGACGGAGCGGAACTTGCGACGGAAGGAGAACTGTCCACCACTCTGACTCCTAAATTTGCCCGACTGTTGTCAGAGGAAGAGTTTCTTCCGACCGCCACGGCTGGAAGTGCAGAGGCGCCTGGAGGACGAGGCGTTTTCTGTCCCACAGCTATCTACAGACCATTTGTGGACAAAGCCCTGAAGCAGATGGGACTGCGTAAACTGATCCTCAGACTGCACAAAGTGATGGACCGGTCCCTTCAGAGGTCCCGTGCGGCTCTGCTCTGCCACACTCCTGCTTCGGAGGTATGTAACTCATTGCCTACATAAACCTTTACTACAAGGGTGTTGCATAAGCAGAAGTGATGATGATGCAGATGCAGATGCGTGTCTAGGGTGGTATTTACACTTGGCACCTTGCCCCCAAAATATATCAGTGTGTCAATacagatttgatttttttttctcatctatACATACGTAAAGCTTTATAGTGCATCTATTTAACAATTCTCATACCCTTTTCCTCACGTTCCCTATTTTCCCCAACAGTGACGTCTTCGTGGTTTAAAATTTGAATGCATAAAATAAAGGCTGTGGTGTAGCTAGTATACAGCTGCACAATTCCATGTTTAGTTTTAACTTTCGCCTGACTGGCATGGCTCCCTGTTCTAATTAAAAATACCTGTTCACTCTTTCTGTGGAAATTGTTTTCGATGCCAAAGTCTGTGTTGCTGTCTTCAGTTTTGCGTCCTCATTTTACTGGTCATTTCTCTCCTTGATTCTTTTACAGATGTGGGTATCGGTGTGTAATTTGTCGTATAATTCATGTACAGCATAGATTCATTAATTGAGTTAAATTAAACGTTAAGCAATGTTGCTTGTTTTGGAATGTGTTGCCAATGAAGCTCCAGGAAGAGCCGAAGTATTCCTGCGTAGGAAATGTGGTTGTTAATTTATCAGCCAGTAGAATCAGTACAGTTATAGGCGATGAATTGTCTGCTTCAGCTTAGTTCAAGAGAGTGAACTATTTTGCCCTTCTCAAAATGTTGCAGGAATGTCAAGACTTTAAGGATTGTTGCTGCGATGAATGTGATTATGACACTGGGTGGCTGTGTAGGAAGGAATGTGAAGGAGACTGGCGCTTGCAGCTGAATAGTGACTCGACAAAAAGATTTAACTGCACCCCTTGCTTTGTGTAATTTTGGGGCTTGGTCATTGTGTCAGCAAATTGCTGTGTGGTGCAACTGCTGTAGATGATTCTTCCCATAATATTTGGCAATAGAAATAATGCCACATTTCCTTTATTAAAACTGTTTGAAATTTTGAAATTTCTTTTCTTCACTTGCAGTTTGCAGACTTCCCAGACCCTATGTTGTACAGCGACTACTTGCCGGAACTGTCTCGGCACGTCTCCTGCAGTGGTCACACTCCCCCTGAACTGGGAGCCGATCAGGTCTCGTGGGAGGATCTCCTGGACATGGACCTTCCATCGTTCAGACCAGCGTTCCTTGTGCTCTGCAGAGTCCTGCTCAATGTCATCCACGAATGCCTTAAACTTCGACTTGAACAGCGGCCTGCCGGAGAACCGTCTCTGCTCAGCATCAAACAGGCAAGAAGCTTGGGCAGCGCTCAGTTTACAAGctgcaactgttgcagtgcattatgggtccAGGAGTGGTGGGAGAGCTTTTTAACTATTATATCAGATGTTGTAAAGTGATGTTCTAGGATTATATCTGgtcttttttatgtatttgatgAAACCGAATAATAGCATAATAATAGCAAGGAGGTCATTCTATTAAGAGTTTGTAGCCTGACATAAATGAAGCTGAAAATCCCAGGTTCAGCAGTCACACCCGGAACATGACACCAGTCGCACACGATGACTAACTCTTATTGACACCTACGGAAATAACAATTTCTATGCACGCAGGTTTCTCAGTCGTTGGAGGAAACGGGAGTGTCAGATCAGATTAGTTCAAGTCAAATCCAAATAAGATTTCCTGTTGCATTGTTTGATTAAACCTGTACTAAGCTCAAAAACACGTTATACATGGTTTGAAAGCATAAGTCACCTGTTGATCCGGCTACCGTTGaatgccataaaaaaaaaaaaaaaaaaaaaaaaaaaaaatatatatatatatatatatatatatatatatatatatatctttgacTTCTTGTGTCTTCTGCAGTTGGTGCGCGAGTGTAAGGAGGTTCTCAAAGGTGGCCTCCTCATGAAGCAGTACTATCAGTTCATGCTTCGCGGCGTAGTGACTGACGCCCAGGGTCTGCAGACAAACGCCAACATCGATGAGTTTGAGGAGGATCTTCACAAGATGCTTGAGGTAAACTGTTGTAAAATTCTGCTCCAAATCTCAAGAAAAGTACTGTGGTTTTCTTGCGTCTCACTTGGTCCTTTCGAATGACAACAAGGCAATCGTGTATTCTTAGTATTACTCAGTGCGGTGACATTGAGTTTGTTGTTGATGATATAAACAAAACTTTTACGTCAAGCTCACAATAGATTTATCGATGGTTTGTGCAGGTGTACTTTGACTACATGCACAGCTGGATCCagatgctgcagcagctgccacaagcttctcacagtctgaagaacctgctggaggaggagtggaATTTCACCAAGGTCATCACACCGTACATCAGAGGAGGGGAAGCCCAGTCTGGGAAACTTTTTTGGTCAGTAGTTTCGCTATTATGTCTCATGTCACCTTCTCACCTCAAGTTCTCTCTCATTCTAAAATGTTTCTGTGCAGTGACATAGCAGGAATGTTGCTTAAGTCCACGGGGGAATTCCTGGATGCTGGCTTGCAGAAGAGTGGGAATGAATTCTGGGAAAGTTCCGACGACAGCACCGTGTCGGATGAGATTAGGTGAGATAGCAAGCCAAATGAATGCTCAGTGTTTAATGTGATAGTATTATTATAAAATGTGACTTTTTGCTCATAAAAGGCGCTCCGTGATAGAAACCAGTCGATCACTGAAAGAGCTGTTTCATGAGGCAAGGGAGCGAGCATCAAAGGCGCTAGGCTTTGCCAAAATGCTTCGAAAGGTGAGACAGTGTACTAAATAAAACCCACAAGAGCAGCATCCTTGACCCCATTTGTGCTGCAGCTTGGTTTAGGACTGCTTGTTCTCATGCACGTCACTTGTTTCCCTCTGCAGGACCTGGAAGTTGCTGCTGATTTCACCATCACAAACGGAGTGACTGGTCTCCTTGAAGCGCTGAAGAAGAGACACTATGTAAAGGTCTGTCTTGGCAGTTCAATTGCGCTCACAGTGGGCAGAAACACTGTCACTGCCTTCAAACCCCTGAACCCCTCTGGCTACATACATGTTTAAAAGAACTGTAACGGTTCACAATTCTCACCCAAAAGTACAATTTCTGGACTTGATAAGGCATCATCAGTCAATCAAAGCTCCCTTGACTCTAAGGACAGCTGATATCATCAGCCTTTAGAGTCTACTGCAGTGGAGGTTGCAGAATATTGCATGGGTTATGAGCAGTTTCGGGTAACCCACCATCACCATGTTCACATCTCATGACCCAGAAAGTGTAACTGGGACATGCGGAATGCCAACTGAGAATATTCTGCTCTTCTTTTCTCTTGGTTGTTTTTTGTCTCTGGTGCTGTTTTGACTCTTAATTTGTCTTCAGGTTCAGATTCCAGGCCTGGAAGAGTTGCAAGTTTTCGTCCCCTGCGGCTTAAAGGATCAGCGACCACTAATTCTGCAGCTACTCAACGCGGCAGCAGGAAACGACTGCTCCAAAGAGCCTGATGAAATAGTGGAGGATGATGCCTACCTTCTCATGAGCAAGCACGAAGCTGAAGATTCTGCAACTGATTCAGACTGGGCTGGGTGGGATGGAGAGCTTCTCAAACTGGTTCCCCAGATGGAAACCGTCGACACTCTTAGGGCGATGAAGGTTTGTTTCTCAATCACCTGGGTGTGTGGTTGCATGAGGTTTGACTAAACGCCTGCTGTTCTCAGGTGGCAAACATGCTGCTGATAGTGATGCAGTCGGCTCATCTGGTGGCTCAGCGAAAGGCTTTCCAGCAGTCCATGGATGATGTTCTCACTCTCAGTCGGGAGCAAACCTCCAGCCAGCCCCTGATTGCAAGTGCTCTGGAAGAACTGAAGGtaaacaattgaaaataaattgttttctcACAGAGTCAGATTAGGACCATACTTTGCCTAAGTAACCTCAGAGTCACAGCCACAGAGATGTAAAAGTGAAAGCAGCATAGCAAATGTAAAAGAAGATTCACGTTTTAGCAAGTGCTGCGAAAAATTGCACACAGCATTTAATTGAAAACCAAACATTTGTCaatgtgacatttcaaatgttatacTTCTCATGCTCACATTCGTTCTTAATTATCATCTTGCTCCGTAGAATGAGGCGCTGCAGCTCTGCATAAAGATCAACACAGCCATCGACAGAGTGGAGTACATGTTCACCACGGAGTTCGAGGCTGAAGTGGAGGAGTCGGAGTCGGTCACGCTGCAGCAGTACTACCGAGAGGCCATGATCCAGGGCTACAACTTTGCATTCGAGGTGGGAGCTTGAGTGGTAAAAAAGTCGGACGCATCAAGTCCTCAGAGACTCCATTTAATTTCTGTTGTGCTACAATAATTACACATATCTAGTGTTAGTACATGTGTGAGTGCTGACGTGTTCGGGGTCACCATTTCTTGCCTCAGTGAGCGGCGGCcgactgctgcccctgcaacctTTTAAATGGAATTATCTCTAGAACAAATGCTGATCTGTCCAAACATGATCCGCTcaacctctcctctcctctcatcagtACCACAAAGAGGTGGTGCGTCTGATGTCCGGGGAGTTCAGGCAGAGAATCGGTGAACGTTACATCGCTTTCGCTCGCAAGTGGATGACGTACGTCCTCACCAAGTGCGAGAGCGGCAGAGGCACTAAGCCCAGGTAAGATATCGCTTCACCCAAGTGACAAATGAAGCAGCGTGTCAAAGAAATGAGATGAAAGAATTGTCCATAAAGATGTAATAACAGTGATGTGTGCAACACTGAATGCATTATTTTACAGAGTGGTTTGATGCATGCTTTTCAACTGTAAATGTGTTGACTATTCAGAAACACTCTCAGCAACTGTTGTTCCTCTGCAGGTGGGCGACTCAGGGTTTTGATTTTCTTCAGGCCATTGAACCTGGCTTCATCTCAGCACTACCAGAGGATGACTTCCTGgtaaatattctgttttcttcctcatcttctgtGCTGCTGCCAAACAAGACTTGGAACAGTGAATGtatggttcttttttttcatcagaatTTACAAGCGCTGATGAACGAATGTATTGGACATGTGATTGGAAAACCTCATAGTCCTGTTACTGGTCTGTACATCGGTAAGATGCCCGACTTTTTAAGGTTTATAATGTAATAAATTAATTTGAAGAAAACTATGTTTTAAGAAGAAACTCAATGTTTAAGGAAAGAAAGCTCCTTGGGAGAAATTCATGCTCTAAATTCTGCAATTAAATCAAACTAAAGAAAACAGTGAAATTTGAAAAGAGTTTATCATAATATTTTCACAAGTtctcttttttaaaacattatttgaTAGGCATTTGAACGTTTCTGTGCATTAAATTCATTGTTTTGGTTACTCTCTAGCTCCGAGAAACAGCCCTCGTCCTGTCAAAGTCCCTCGCTGTCATAGCGACCCGTCAAATTCCAATCTTTTCATCCCGAATGCTGAAGGTTTCAGGTTTGTGCCCACATCTCGCCGAGCCTTTCCACTTGATCTCCTGCATGGCTTACCCTTTCTCTTCTGAGTGTGTCGCTACTAAGTTTGGTTCAAGCTTCTGTGTGTTTTGAGTGTGTCTGTCCCGTCACCAAACACTCGCGTCTAAAATCAacgcactaaaaaaaaaaagccatgccTGGCTCCTTCCTTCTCACCACGCAGCTCTCGAAGTCTCCCCTGTGACCTCCGGAATCAACTGTTACCTAACGGCCCTCGGGCTGTCCCTCAGGGCCCTGAGCACACCAAAGCAGCCAGCAGCAACCCCAATGAAGTCAGGTAGAAAAGTTATCTGATCTGAAAAGACTTGAGCTTcattataaaaagaaaacagtgtaactgcaatatgtattttttttattggaagACAGTATTAGCAGTTTGATTTTCCGTGTGATGTATGACAATTGTTTTCATTCGACTTCTTCGTGTTGATGTCAGTGTGGCTGATTTACTGTGCACAGTGAACTGTGTCAGCTAAATAAGTAGTATCATAAATTTATCAACTTGTAACTCTAAATATTTTAATGAGCAACATGCAGAACACATgcctaatataaataataaaagcagtCTAATTCAGACATGAATAAAGTACGAAAGCAAGTGTTTGAGCAAGATATTTACGAGGACACATTCACTTTATTTCATCTATCATTCTTGTTTAGTGGGCTGATATGTTTTTTAGTGTTATGAAATGTAGCTCTGCTTCAGCTCAGCTGCTGGTGGTTCCTGCTGCTGGTAGATTTCTGGCTTCTCCCTGCTACCGTGTGAATCGTTGGTATTGACTGCATGCCAAACTTAACTTGAACTGAGGGTACCGTCGGACTCGTGGCTCGGCTTGAAGTTGAGTTGCCTCATCTGTCACCTTACAGGGGTTCCAGTTACCACGAGAACGACCGCCTGTCTTCAGTGGCAGCCGAGTTGCACTTCAAGTCCCTCAGTCGACACTCAAGTCCGACCGAGGACAGAGAAGGTGCGTGGGGTTCTCACCAGTCTTCTTTTTCCGTCGTCTTCAGACGTGATATATGTTGTGGTTTCTCTTTAGAGCCGTCGTATCCTAAAGGTGACCCTAACACTGCCACACGCAGGAGTTGGGAGCTGCGGAACTACATCAGCCAATCCAAGGGTGAGTGTAtaagttgaagaaaaaaaaaatatatatataatcatagATCAAACATGTGAACATGTCAccgtgcctgca
It encodes the following:
- the map3k4 gene encoding mitogen-activated protein kinase kinase kinase 4 isoform X3, which codes for MIRRENRVEDESQPNCDLDESWDSPSDDEEEVAYGASPPNTPRQMKRMSSKHQKNSQTKGSGRSPNSKADFSSSALKEFTRPMETPEEHSYRLGKKQRSTQRTTERDHKNTFEGSFMLDPLSKSPFGALNMDPRKHYLSLGCSSCKLPVSMPHMRTHRQSSRTDCPADRLKFFETLRLLLKLTSMSSKRKEKEQRGPENMAFMGHNNEVIWLELQAWHARRSTSDQDLYLFTARQAIPDIIEEVLQFKVNYDSLRLASSSGPQVSHCDCPNVENTGLENPPAVVETNHCAVDPWCFSAASMTGLNAAEPLGSSTECREHLQRQRLAFEQVKRVMETLESVEALYPSLQALQKDYDKYAARDFQGRVQALCLWLNITQDLNQKLRVMATVLGIHDLSRIGWPVFEIPSPRCSRGNEEDETEDEEEENDSTATFTAESDGENREDEDGAELATEGELSTTLTPKFARLLSEEEFLPTATAGSAEAPGGRGVFCPTAIYRPFVDKALKQMGLRKLILRLHKVMDRSLQRSRAALLCHTPASEFADFPDPMLYSDYLPELSRHVSCSGHTPPELGADQVSWEDLLDMDLPSFRPAFLVLCRVLLNVIHECLKLRLEQRPAGEPSLLSIKQLVRECKEVLKGGLLMKQYYQFMLRGVVTDAQGLQTNANIDEFEEDLHKMLEVYFDYMHSWIQMLQQLPQASHSLKNLLEEEWNFTKVITPYIRGGEAQSGKLFCDIAGMLLKSTGEFLDAGLQKSGNEFWESSDDSTVSDEIRRSVIETSRSLKELFHEARERASKALGFAKMLRKDLEVAADFTITNGVTGLLEALKKRHYVKVQIPGLEELQVFVPCGLKDQRPLILQLLNAAAGNDCSKEPDEIVEDDAYLLMSKHEAEDSATDSDWAGWDGELLKLVPQMETVDTLRAMKVANMLLIVMQSAHLVAQRKAFQQSMDDVLTLSREQTSSQPLIASALEELKNEALQLCIKINTAIDRVEYMFTTEFEAEVEESESVTLQQYYREAMIQGYNFAFEYHKEVVRLMSGEFRQRIGERYIAFARKWMTYVLTKCESGRGTKPRWATQGFDFLQAIEPGFISALPEDDFLNLQALMNECIGHVIGKPHSPVTGLYIAPRNSPRPVKVPRCHSDPSNSNLFIPNAEGFSSRSLPCDLRNQLLPNGPRAVPQGPEHTKAASSNPNEVRGSSYHENDRLSSVAAELHFKSLSRHSSPTEDREEPSYPKGDPNTATRRSWELRNYISQSKDMAARQSPMEAVRRSIRKFEDKRYGMMKQRNIIGQVCHTPKSYDNVMHVGLRKVTFKWQRGNKIGEGQYGKVYTCINVDTGELMAMKEIRFQPNDHKTIKETADELKIFEGIKHPNLVRYFGVELHREEMYIFMEYCDEGTLEEVSRLGLQEHVIRLYSKQITTAINVLHEHGIVHRDIKGANIFLTSSGLIKLGDFGCSVKLRNNTHTMPGEVNSTLGTAAYMAPEVITRAKGEGHGRAADIWSLGCVLIEMVTGKRPWHEYEHNFQIMYKVGMGHKPPIPEKLSTEGKDFLGHCLESEPKRRWTASMLLDHPFVKVCTDEE
- the map3k4 gene encoding mitogen-activated protein kinase kinase kinase 4 isoform X4, whose amino-acid sequence is MEPPDRNKPSRRENRVEDESQPNCDLDESWDSPSDDEEEVAYGASPPNTPRQMKRMSSKHQKNSQTKGSGRSPNSKADFSSSALKEFTRPMETPEEHSYRLGKKQRSTQRTTERDHKNTFEGSFMLDPLSKSPFGALNMDPRKHYLSLGCSSCKLPVSMPHMRTHRQSSRTDCPADRLKFFETLRLLLKLTSMSSKRKEKEQRGPENMAFMGHNNEVIWLELQAWHARRSTSDQDLYLFTARQAIPDIIEEVLQFKVNYDSLRLASSSGPQVSHCDCPNVENTGLENPPAVVETNHCAVDPWCFSAASMTGLNAAEPLGSSTECREHLQRQRLAFEQVKRVMETLESVEALYPSLQALQKDYDKYAARDFQGRVQALCLWLNITQDLNQKLRVMATVLGIHDLSRIGWPVFEIPSPRCSRGNEEDETEDEEEENDSTATFTAESDGENREDEDGAELATEGELSTTLTPKFARLLSEEEFLPTATAGSAEAPGGRGVFCPTAIYRPFVDKALKQMGLRKLILRLHKVMDRSLQRSRAALLCHTPASEFADFPDPMLYSDYLPELSRHVSCSGHTPPELGADQVSWEDLLDMDLPSFRPAFLVLCRVLLNVIHECLKLRLEQRPAGEPSLLSIKQLVRECKEVLKGGLLMKQYYQFMLRGVVTDAQGLQTNANIDEFEEDLHKMLEVYFDYMHSWIQMLQQLPQASHSLKNLLEEEWNFTKVITPYIRGGEAQSGKLFCDIAGMLLKSTGEFLDAGLQKSGNEFWESSDDSTVSDEIRRSVIETSRSLKELFHEARERASKALGFAKMLRKDLEVAADFTITNGVTGLLEALKKRHYVKVQIPGLEELQVFVPCGLKDQRPLILQLLNAAAGNDCSKEPDEIVEDDAYLLMSKHEAEDSATDSDWAGWDGELLKLVPQMETVDTLRAMKVANMLLIVMQSAHLVAQRKAFQQSMDDVLTLSREQTSSQPLIASALEELKNEALQLCIKINTAIDRVEYMFTTEFEAEVEESESVTLQQYYREAMIQGYNFAFEYHKEVVRLMSGEFRQRIGERYIAFARKWMTYVLTKCESGRGTKPRWATQGFDFLQAIEPGFISALPEDDFLNLQALMNECIGHVIGKPHSPVTGLYIAPRNSPRPVKVPRCHSDPSNSNLFIPNAEGFRGSSYHENDRLSSVAAELHFKSLSRHSSPTEDREEPSYPKGDPNTATRRSWELRNYISQSKDMAARQSPMEAVRRSIRKFEDKRYGMMKQRNIIGQVCHTPKSYDNVMHVGLRKVTFKWQRGNKIGEGQYGKVYTCINVDTGELMAMKEIRFQPNDHKTIKETADELKIFEGIKHPNLVRYFGVELHREEMYIFMEYCDEGTLEEVSRLGLQEHVIRLYSKQITTAINVLHEHGIVHRDIKGANIFLTSSGLIKLGDFGCSVKLRNNTHTMPGEVNSTLGTAAYMAPEVITRAKGEGHGRAADIWSLGCVLIEMVTGKRPWHEYEHNFQIMYKVGMGHKPPIPEKLSTEGKDFLGHCLESEPKRRWTASMLLDHPFVKVCTDEE
- the map3k4 gene encoding mitogen-activated protein kinase kinase kinase 4 isoform X1 yields the protein MEPPDRNKPSRRENRVEDESQPNCDLDESWDSPSDDEEEVAYGASPPNTPRQMKRMSSKHQKNSQTKGSGRSPNSKADFSSSALKEFTRPMETPEEHSYRLGKKQRSTQRTTERDHKNTFEGSFMLDPLSKSPFGALNMDPRKHYLSLGCSSCKLPVSMPHMRTHRQSSRTDCPADRLKFFETLRLLLKLTSMSSKRKEKEQRGPENMAFMGHNNEVIWLELQAWHARRSTSDQDLYLFTARQAIPDIIEEVLQFKVNYDSLRLASSSGPQVSHCDCPNVENTGLENPPAVVETNHCAVDPWCFSAASMTGLNAAEPLGSSTECREHLQRQRLAFEQVKRVMETLESVEALYPSLQALQKDYDKYAARDFQGRVQALCLWLNITQDLNQKLRVMATVLGIHDLSRIGWPVFEIPSPRCSRGNEEDETEDEEEENDSTATFTAESDGENREDEDGAELATEGELSTTLTPKFARLLSEEEFLPTATAGSAEAPGGRGVFCPTAIYRPFVDKALKQMGLRKLILRLHKVMDRSLQRSRAALLCHTPASEFADFPDPMLYSDYLPELSRHVSCSGHTPPELGADQVSWEDLLDMDLPSFRPAFLVLCRVLLNVIHECLKLRLEQRPAGEPSLLSIKQLVRECKEVLKGGLLMKQYYQFMLRGVVTDAQGLQTNANIDEFEEDLHKMLEVYFDYMHSWIQMLQQLPQASHSLKNLLEEEWNFTKVITPYIRGGEAQSGKLFCDIAGMLLKSTGEFLDAGLQKSGNEFWESSDDSTVSDEIRRSVIETSRSLKELFHEARERASKALGFAKMLRKDLEVAADFTITNGVTGLLEALKKRHYVKVQIPGLEELQVFVPCGLKDQRPLILQLLNAAAGNDCSKEPDEIVEDDAYLLMSKHEAEDSATDSDWAGWDGELLKLVPQMETVDTLRAMKVANMLLIVMQSAHLVAQRKAFQQSMDDVLTLSREQTSSQPLIASALEELKNEALQLCIKINTAIDRVEYMFTTEFEAEVEESESVTLQQYYREAMIQGYNFAFEYHKEVVRLMSGEFRQRIGERYIAFARKWMTYVLTKCESGRGTKPRWATQGFDFLQAIEPGFISALPEDDFLNLQALMNECIGHVIGKPHSPVTGLYIAPRNSPRPVKVPRCHSDPSNSNLFIPNAEGFSSRSLPCDLRNQLLPNGPRAVPQGPEHTKAASSNPNEVRGSSYHENDRLSSVAAELHFKSLSRHSSPTEDREEPSYPKGDPNTATRRSWELRNYISQSKDMAARQSPMEAVRRSIRKFEDKRYGMMKQRNIIGQVCHTPKSYDNVMHVGLRKVTFKWQRGNKIGEGQYGKVYTCINVDTGELMAMKEIRFQPNDHKTIKETADELKIFEGIKHPNLVRYFGVELHREEMYIFMEYCDEGTLEEVSRLGLQEHVIRLYSKQITTAINVLHEHGIVHRDIKGANIFLTSSGLIKLGDFGCSVKLRNNTHTMPGEVNSTLGTAAYMAPEVITRAKGEGHGRAADIWSLGCVLIEMVTGKRPWHEYEHNFQIMYKVGMGHKPPIPEKLSTEGKDFLGHCLESEPKRRWTASMLLDHPFVKVCTDEE
- the map3k4 gene encoding mitogen-activated protein kinase kinase kinase 4 isoform X2, whose protein sequence is MEPPDRNKPSRRENRVEDESQPNCDLDESWDSPSDDEEEVAYGASPPNTPRQMKRMSSKHQKNSQTKGSGRSPNSKDFSSSALKEFTRPMETPEEHSYRLGKKQRSTQRTTERDHKNTFEGSFMLDPLSKSPFGALNMDPRKHYLSLGCSSCKLPVSMPHMRTHRQSSRTDCPADRLKFFETLRLLLKLTSMSSKRKEKEQRGPENMAFMGHNNEVIWLELQAWHARRSTSDQDLYLFTARQAIPDIIEEVLQFKVNYDSLRLASSSGPQVSHCDCPNVENTGLENPPAVVETNHCAVDPWCFSAASMTGLNAAEPLGSSTECREHLQRQRLAFEQVKRVMETLESVEALYPSLQALQKDYDKYAARDFQGRVQALCLWLNITQDLNQKLRVMATVLGIHDLSRIGWPVFEIPSPRCSRGNEEDETEDEEEENDSTATFTAESDGENREDEDGAELATEGELSTTLTPKFARLLSEEEFLPTATAGSAEAPGGRGVFCPTAIYRPFVDKALKQMGLRKLILRLHKVMDRSLQRSRAALLCHTPASEFADFPDPMLYSDYLPELSRHVSCSGHTPPELGADQVSWEDLLDMDLPSFRPAFLVLCRVLLNVIHECLKLRLEQRPAGEPSLLSIKQLVRECKEVLKGGLLMKQYYQFMLRGVVTDAQGLQTNANIDEFEEDLHKMLEVYFDYMHSWIQMLQQLPQASHSLKNLLEEEWNFTKVITPYIRGGEAQSGKLFCDIAGMLLKSTGEFLDAGLQKSGNEFWESSDDSTVSDEIRRSVIETSRSLKELFHEARERASKALGFAKMLRKDLEVAADFTITNGVTGLLEALKKRHYVKVQIPGLEELQVFVPCGLKDQRPLILQLLNAAAGNDCSKEPDEIVEDDAYLLMSKHEAEDSATDSDWAGWDGELLKLVPQMETVDTLRAMKVANMLLIVMQSAHLVAQRKAFQQSMDDVLTLSREQTSSQPLIASALEELKNEALQLCIKINTAIDRVEYMFTTEFEAEVEESESVTLQQYYREAMIQGYNFAFEYHKEVVRLMSGEFRQRIGERYIAFARKWMTYVLTKCESGRGTKPRWATQGFDFLQAIEPGFISALPEDDFLNLQALMNECIGHVIGKPHSPVTGLYIAPRNSPRPVKVPRCHSDPSNSNLFIPNAEGFSSRSLPCDLRNQLLPNGPRAVPQGPEHTKAASSNPNEVRGSSYHENDRLSSVAAELHFKSLSRHSSPTEDREEPSYPKGDPNTATRRSWELRNYISQSKDMAARQSPMEAVRRSIRKFEDKRYGMMKQRNIIGQVCHTPKSYDNVMHVGLRKVTFKWQRGNKIGEGQYGKVYTCINVDTGELMAMKEIRFQPNDHKTIKETADELKIFEGIKHPNLVRYFGVELHREEMYIFMEYCDEGTLEEVSRLGLQEHVIRLYSKQITTAINVLHEHGIVHRDIKGANIFLTSSGLIKLGDFGCSVKLRNNTHTMPGEVNSTLGTAAYMAPEVITRAKGEGHGRAADIWSLGCVLIEMVTGKRPWHEYEHNFQIMYKVGMGHKPPIPEKLSTEGKDFLGHCLESEPKRRWTASMLLDHPFVKVCTDEE